One part of the Phoenix dactylifera cultivar Barhee BC4 chromosome 4, palm_55x_up_171113_PBpolish2nd_filt_p, whole genome shotgun sequence genome encodes these proteins:
- the LOC103721464 gene encoding uncharacterized protein LOC103721464: protein MGCFFSKRDAASWGKAASKVRRRRSPPPTEPEAPQEETVKEVLSETAKPRARPREEVKEEEEEEEVVGIKKCLKAGPGLNSINGGYNERFEENFEVCSMSEGFSVSTTATEKRGAEEVDAEGEARRTREEKSPAKLHRKRSFSGEIARNKERSAGVGVGCGSGRSSPSPVKRREGAVGRTYSARESGPGRAARNRVAVENGFRRDPVERSSRRSVSPAAKRAAVLRNATAGGQCKVVPASRANGRASPSRIPPPPPAATAAAAAAGDGKRVQEASGGDGGEGKESLENPHVSLECFIFL, encoded by the coding sequence ATGGGCTGCTTCTTCAGCAAAAGGGATGCTGCTTCCTGGGGCAAGGCGGCGTCCAAGGTccgccggcgaagaagtcctcCGCCGACGGAGCCTGAGGCGCCGCAGGAGGAGACGGTGAAGGAGGTGCTCTCCGAGACGGCAAAGCCGAGGGCGAGGCCAAGGGAGGAagtgaaggaggaggaggaggaggaggaggtggtggggATCAAGAAGTGTTTGAAGGCGGGTCCAGGTCTTAACTCCATCAACGGCGGCTACAATGAGAGGTTCGAGGAGAACTTCGAGGTCTGCAGCATGAGCGAGGGCTTCTCCGTCTCAACGACGGCGACGGAGAAAAGAGGAGCGGAGGAAGTGGACGCGGAGGGTGAGGCCAGGAGAACGAGAGAGGAGAAGTCGCCGGCGAAGCTTCACCGGAAACGCTCCTTCTCCGGCGAGATTGCTCGCAACAAAGAAAGGAGCGCCGGCGTCGGCGTCGGCTGCGGCAGTGGGAGGTCCTCTCCGTCGCCGgtgaaaaggagggagggggccgTCGGGCGGACGTATTCTGCCAGGGAGTCGGGACCAGGGCGGGCGGCGAGGAACCGGGTTGCGGTCGAGAACGGATTCCGTAGAGACCCCGTGGAGAGGTCCAGCAGGAGGTCGGTATCTCCCGCTGCGAAACGGGCGGCGGTGCTGCGAAATGCGACCGCCGGTGGCCAATGCAAGGTCGTGCCGGCGTCGAGGGCGAACGGCCGGGCATCGCCGAGCAGGATCCCACCGCCCCCgccggcggcgacggcggcggcggcggcggctgggGATGGAAAGAGGGTGCAGGAGGCGAGCGGCGGAGACGGCGGCGAGGGGAAGGAGTCTCTGGAGAATCCCCATGTCTCTTTGGAGTGCTTCATCTTCCTCTAG